TTTCAGGATTAAAATAATCAAACTCAGATTTTACAACTAGCATTTTAGGCAATTTCTCTAATTCTTCACTTGTTATTTTTTTCAAGTCATACATAGAATTATTTTTATCAGTATTTTCAGGAACATAGAACTTTTGTATATATGGCATTACAGATTTTAAAAATCTAATAACCATTTTCCCATTTGGACAAGGATCTTCTAAATTATACATATTCATATTCCAATTTTTTATTTCATCTAATGAGATAACTGGGTAATACATAGTAACAAAAGAAAGTAAATTTTCATCTTTAATATCTAATAATGCTGTATTCATTGCTAAATGAGCTCCTGCACTATCTCCTGCAACTGAAAACTTTACATTTTTATACATAGAAGATACTTTTTTTATTATATTATATATTTCTATACTAGTGTCAGGAAATTTAGATTTTGGAGCTAGGGTATAATCTATATTTATTACATGCATATTTCCAACTTTTGCAAAATATTTACATAAATATTCCATTACTATTGCTGCACCACCGTAAAAACCACCACCATGTATATAGAAAAGAACATTTTTAGTTTCTAAATTATTATAATATTTATAGCAATCTATACCATTTATATTTATTTTTTCTTGTTTTATTTCTTTTGCTAAATCTAATCCTCTATAACCTATCATAGATCTCATCTTACCTAAATCTATTCCATCTATTA
The Oceanivirga salmonicida genome window above contains:
- a CDS encoding alpha/beta hydrolase fold domain-containing protein, whose amino-acid sequence is MDIKEEMLYAQSRRNKDEFSLGEDLIIDGIDLGKMRSMIGYRGLDLAKEIKQEKININGIDCYKYYNNLETKNVLFYIHGGGFYGGAAIVMEYLCKYFAKVGNMHVINIDYTLAPKSKFPDTSIEIYNIIKKVSSMYKNVKFSVAGDSAGAHLAMNTALLDIKDENLLSFVTMYYPVISLDEIKNWNMNMYNLEDPCPNGKMVIRFLKSVMPYIQKFYVPENTDKNNSMYDLKKITSEELEKLPKMLVVKSEFDYFNPEIDEFCKKCNIKSYEYKGLSHGFMEFLGYLDEVSEIVELTVNKINNN